From Brassica oleracea var. oleracea cultivar TO1000 chromosome C3, BOL, whole genome shotgun sequence, a single genomic window includes:
- the LOC106333342 gene encoding HVA22-like protein e, translated as MTKLWTFLSALHSIAGPVVMLLYPLYASVLAIESPSKADDEQWLAYWILYSFLTLSELILQSLLEWIPIWYTAKLVLVAWLVLPQFRGAAFIYNRVVREQFRKYGILKPKEQHQ; from the exons ATGACTAAGCTTTGGACTTTCCTCTCTGCTCTTCATTCCATCGCTGG TCCTGTGGTGATGCTGCTTTATCCGTT ATATGCGTCGGTGCTAGCAATAGAGAGCCCATCAAAAGCAGATGATGAGCAATGGCTTGCTTATTGGATTCTCTACTCTTTTTTAACTCTCTCAGAACTCATCCTTCAATCGCTCCTAGAGTG GATACCGATATGGTACACGGCGAAGCTAGTGTTGGTAGCATGGTTGGTTTTGCCGCAATTCAGAGGAGCAGCTTTCATATACAACAGAGTCGTGAGGGAACAGTTTAGGAAGTATGGCATCCTCAAACCTAAG GAACAACACCAGTGA